TTCTGTTTTTTTGAAATCTATCCTCAATAATGTAAAGAAGCGATCAGAGCGTTTTTCTGCGATGAATTCATATCTGTCGGGATATAACAACTCCAACCTCTTTGTAAGATTTACAAGTCCGATTCCTGAATTATGAGTTTCCATATTTTCAGCTTTTTCAATCAAGCTATTTTCTACAGTGCATAAAACACCTTTTCCCGGATCAACCAAGATACTTATATTAATGAAGCTATTATCTCCATTGTTTATTCCGTGTTTAAAAGCATTCTCAATAAGTGTAATAAACATCAGGGATGCAATCAGATCTTTGCTTCCTGCGCTATTTATTTCAACATTGAGCTTTACCGTAGAACTAAGACGAAGTCTCATCAAATCGATGTAGTTTTTTGTGAATTCCAGTTCTTTATCCAATGGTACAAATTTCTGATCATTATCATACATAACATATCTCAGCAAGTTGCTCAAGCGATGTACTGCATCCTGAGCTCTGTTTTGATCTATGGCAATAAGCGAGTATATGTTATTTAATGTGTTGAATAGAAAATGAGGATTCAGCTGACTTCTAAGATTTCGCAAATCCGCTTCTAATTGTACACTTTTTACTTTCTCGAAAGTGATAGAATCTTTATACCAACGGGCTGTCATTTTTATTGCAACACTAAGACCAATGAGAAAGAAAATAGACATATAGTCTATAATAAATTTCATCAAAGGAGGACCTCCGGGACCACCTCTTCGATGTTCTTCCATTCGTGGGAATTCTCTTGGATGTTCCTGCATATTGAAGGGTATGGAAAAAGCGAGCAGGTCTGATATTACTGTTTGTAATGCAACAATAATGATAACAAGCACAATATTTATACTTATATAGGTAATAATCTTACGGTTGAATAAAAATTTCTCTATCAAATATAAATAATTGAGGTAAAACAGTATCGCTAGTAGGGCAACACGTATGCAATAATTGTAGAAAGGCTTGATATCAAATACCCCTTCTCTTGACATCAGATAAGTAGGAACAATTAAAACAATTGTCCAAATAAGTACATGTGGAAATATTCTTATAAAGTTTTTCATCGTTATTCGTATCTGAGTGCATCTATAGGGTCGAGAGTCGACGCTTTTTTTGCCGGATACCACCCAAAAAATATTCCGGTAGCGGTACATACTATAAAAGACAAAGCTATAGTATAAACTTGAATATCGATAGGCCATGCTAAAATATTTTTCACAATATATGCACTGCCAATACCAATGATCACGCCTATAACGCCTCCTGTAACGCTCAATAGTATAGATTCTATAAGGAATTGCATCAATATATCAAATCCCTTGGCTCCGATAGACATTCGCAAACCTATTTCCCTTGTGCGCTCTGTTACCGATACATACATGATGTTCATAATACCGATGCCACCAACAAAAAGAGATATTCCGGCAATACATGCCAGCAAGATAGTCATCATGTCGG
The Dysgonomonas mossii genome window above contains:
- a CDS encoding sensor histidine kinase — encoded protein: MKNFIRIFPHVLIWTIVLIVPTYLMSREGVFDIKPFYNYCIRVALLAILFYLNYLYLIEKFLFNRKIITYISINIVLVIIIVALQTVISDLLAFSIPFNMQEHPREFPRMEEHRRGGPGGPPLMKFIIDYMSIFFLIGLSVAIKMTARWYKDSITFEKVKSVQLEADLRNLRSQLNPHFLFNTLNNIYSLIAIDQNRAQDAVHRLSNLLRYVMYDNDQKFVPLDKELEFTKNYIDLMRLRLSSTVKLNVEINSAGSKDLIASLMFITLIENAFKHGINNGDNSFINISILVDPGKGVLCTVENSLIEKAENMETHNSGIGLVNLTKRLELLYPDRYEFIAEKRSDRFFTLLRIDFKKTEITV